From the Onychostoma macrolepis isolate SWU-2019 chromosome 13, ASM1243209v1, whole genome shotgun sequence genome, the window aaaatttattttctttaggaTTCTGAacagaaagctcaaaagaacagtatttatttgaaatttaaatattttgtaacaaaatgaatgtctttactgtaatttCTAATCAATTTGATacatccttgcagaataaaagtatttaaaaaaaaaatcttacagaccccaaacttttataCAGTAGTGTAGGTAAGAAGATTTacaaaactgaatataaaatatcacaatttcCCACTGACCTCCTCTGAAACATTACAACTCCATCTGCTTTTAGATCAGCGAGCTCCAGTTTGCGTCCTTTCTCAATAACTTCTGGGTGTTTTCGGACCAGCAGCCAGCCGATGTGGGCAAAGAAGAATCCTCTGCGGGCATTGTGTGGGTCCGCATGAGTCTCGGAAAACTTGTGATGGACACGATGGTCTCTGGCCCACTCATAGATATCATTCTAAAtggatatacatatatattcatCATTATTGTAATTGTATATTATATCTGTCAGACTCTAAGTTGAGTACAagagtgtttttatatatatatatatatatatatatatatacactatattgccaaaagtattgggtcacccccttctaatgaacaggtttgactactttagtaatttccatgagtacaaatcttaatgtttaagcatataatggtATTCttgtttggacaggacccttttctattctaacatgacaatgtctctgtgtataaggcaaggttcaaaaagaaatgattgatttagtcagtgtggaagaacttgactggtctgcagaaagccatgtcctaatccaagctgaacacctctggtgtgactttaaatgcagatcttgagccaaaaactctttaccaaacaccaaagacttgtacatacactatatggacaaacatatttggacacccccttctttagaacagaaaaaggcacttccaaaactgtggcaacaaatatggaaacataattcatgtatttaaaaaattgtacttccatctctgttgcaacagttttggaagtgtctaaaatgactgtacccaagttattggtgtttggtaaagagtttttggctatatatatacaccatcatggccacaattaacagcaccctttcattcaatactttttgaaacctccatttgccagtttaacagctctaaattttctccaataatgcctgatgaggttagagaacacctgacaagagatcagagaccattccttcatccagaatcactccagaccctttagattcccagctccatgttggtgcttcttctcttcagttcacccactcattttctatagggttcagatcagaggactggaatggacatagcagaagcttggttttgtgctcagtgacccatttttgtgttgattttgaggtttgtgtttggattattgtacagttggaagatccaaacatggcccattataagatttctaacagagtcagtcacttattgatttttttatctgttggtatttgatagaatccatgacaCCATGTGTccaaacaagatgtccaggacctccagcagaaatataggcccacagcatcaaaatacatatatatatatatatatgagtatatttcattgtacacatggggtactttttatccctgtgttcaccaaacccatcttgagtgtttgatgctaaaaagctcatttttttagtttcatctgaccatagaagccagtcccatttgaagttccagtcgtgtctgataactgaatatgctggagtttgcttttggatgagcgaggagaatttttcttgaaaccctcccaaacaacatgtggtgatgtaggtgctgtttgacaattgaccccgagactcaactattttctgcaattctccagctgtggtccttggagagtctttagccacacaaactctccttctcaccgtgcattaggacgatataaacacgcgtcctcttccaggcagtttcgtaacattttatgttgattggaaattcttaattattgccctgatggtggaaatgggaattttcactgctctagctcttttcttaaagccacttcactaatttgtgaagctcataTACCTTtagctgcacatcagaaatatattctttgttttttctcattgtgatggatgattaagggaatttggactttgttttccctcctatttatatttctgtgaaacaggaagccatggctggataatttcatgttcataatcaccctggagtgctcaaaattgtgaatatgaatgggaatatacttcagagatattttacccataagaatttctaggggtgccaataactgtgtccaatgtgtatttgagaaaaacatttatttcataatgatatttccccccattttaaattcttattatccaatgaaaggttagatttttgtgaattttttttaaacaaaagatcaaaaggattaacaaggcagcttaattttcacagccttctttgatcatatttaccaagggtgccaatatttttggccatgactgtgtatatatatgcacatatagCAAATGTAAGTAgtcatttggcagatgcttttatgcaAAGTGTCTTACACTACACTTATTACAGGGACAATCCCAGGTGGACATCCTGGGGTTAATTGCTTTGTTCAAGGGCACAATGGCTATCTCTCGGCTCTTGTGAGGTTTGAACCTATTAGCCCAGATCTTTAACCACTACACCATCTGAGCTGCATTCAagtttactgcattttttaatgTGGTTGATTGTTTCATccacttaaaaatgttttacctgAAAAGCCATGGAGTTTGCAGTCGCTAGGAAGATTCGTAATGGCATCGAGGCTTTGTAAGACCTGTGGCTCCAAAGGCGATGGGCGCCGGCGGTTATTCCTAGAGCGCTTAGCATGAAACACACTCCCGCTGTCACATTAAGAGAGAAAATAGAacagaatgtttaaaaacaaattagtCTGAACTACACACAGCATCTATAGTGTGTAACGGTGTGTGTGTCCTTGATTCGCTCTATGAGAGGACAAAATGTCTCGCTGTGTGTTGTCAGACAAGGCTGCAAGGGATGTGGGATACCAGGCCACAGACTGTGAAAAAGGGCACACTGTTATGACCCGGCTCAATTTACAATGGAGAGCCTATTTCAACAGCAATTGTTCTTTGTTCAACAGGGTGCAATATTATGCAGAGCTGTGATGCCAAAAATGTACACAACAGTGGAGCACAGTTATAGCTTTTGGTAGGATTTCAAATTATTCACGGGACTGTCTCGCTATCACTCTCAAACACGCACACGCTTACAAAATGCTTTTAGCATTGGTCTACATAACAAATTTATCTGAGACAAAGTGGCCTGACATATTTTCGCTTTTGacaaaaaaacatgacataaaataattttatgataatatCTGAGAATAGTAATCACAACTTTGAATCTGTAAGAGAAGAACACCTCCACCCTTATGAGAGGAAATACCTGCAAAACAAGCAAGGGAAACTGGGGAGCTTTGCTGAGTTTATAACCAATTATACTTCACATGAGCAATAGCGGTTAAATCATACAAGTTGTAGGGcagtataaaaaaattataaaagatttacatgagaaaaagaaaagaaaaaactattttgaGCTAAGAAAGTTAAATGCCATGTCTGATTTATAGTTTGATTCATGGATGTTAAAAGACAGAACTGATATAATAAAATTCAGCAGGTTTTCCTGTTTAATTTGATATATAAAATCCATACTAATGAATCGATTTTCAATGTATTTCTACTAATCACATGAGGATTGCAGAAAATAACTTTCAGTGTccataaatatgaaattaactgataactttatatttgattaaaattattgACTTATTAACATGACTTATTTCCATATTTGTTGCCTATTCTATTTACTATTAAATGTTTACTGTATGTTTACCATTTTGAGTCAACATGTAATGAGGGTTATGGTGGGGATGgcttataaaatattttatgtgcgtgtgtgtgtgtatctatctatttatctatctatacGCAAAACACGTAGTTGCAGACATTATAACATTATCCAGACTCTTCATACATTAATCTTAGgccatcaaaaaataaaaacgcaGTAAACACACGATCAGGTTGCTATTCAAACAAACGTCAGTCAGTTCATAGAGTCAGAATTAACAGTATAACATACTCACTCCACATCAGCGTTAAGGATGAGACCGATGGAAGAATCATCAGGCCATAAAGAGCTCCTAGGTGCAAAAGAGACATTAATAAAACGTTTCTCCATACGATTTTCACTGGAGGACTCGGGCCCGGTTTCTCCTCGTAAGCATCATCATAAACATCCTCTGTCGTCGTCGTCGTCGTCGTTTCGGCCATTTCTTTCATGCTCGTTATTGTCTCCTGTAAAGAGAACGAGTCGATTATATGTTCACGACCGTCGGCAAAGAAAAGCCATCTGTCATTTCAGTCATCATTATTATAAAAGACAAAGCCCTCATACAATGAATACGCTAAATTCTGCACAAAATGGGTGTGACTTGTGTCTCAATACACGCACGCAGGAATAAACCCGCATTCACGCATCTGCGACACGCTTACCTTGTTTGCGATGCAACCATAAAGAATTATCACAATTTGATTGATGCTAGCAGGCAGGTTCCCCGTCGAgtgatttaatttttgattttttgcGTGTCTAACCCTCTGATTTCGTTTAAAATGATGCAATTGGGCGAGGCTGAGAGGATGCCATCTAGCCCTACCAGTTTCATTGGTTGCCTGGTTATCTGATGCTTATGTTGTGGACGCCATGTACGCTGGTTTTTGATAGCCAACACTCTCACTGTGTGATACAGATCAGATCACATCTCTACaaagcttgtttgtttgttttttaatgttcacGAGTAAATTAGAAAATGCAAGTCTTTGCCCAAGTCAATATGGGCTATTTTGCCAAAACACTTTGAATAACCAgacacacaaaaataatgttttttgtttttgttttttttaactactgAATTAATGTGAATGCACAAACGTTTCAATGTAACACTTTCAGCACATAATATATCTGTTAATGTTTACTGTATAATGAATTTTACAATGCTATAAAAATGCAAACCTTTCCATATTTTCCAAGAATAAGAGATTATTTTGTTACTAGCTTAGTCTAAAAAGGCTTACTGGTGAACATAGGCCATCTTCTGAAGAGCTACACATGCAGCTACGATTTCCTCAAAAGAGGAAATACGGATCCTTAATACGGTATTCTTATACTTTCCATATTTCCGGAAAGTTCTTTCCGGAAATACAGTGCTAAAATGACAACAAATCTGTAGTTCCTCAAACAGGGATTAATTCTTGTAGGTTACTATAATTTCCCATAGCCAGATCTCATCTCCCATTGTTAAAATGTACTGCTGAGCACATTACAGTAATTGAATGGCATTGTATTTTGCACTCATATCACTGTTTCATATTACACAAAATGGCTGTCTTTTGACTCTGGTCAAGAAGCATTTACTTAATGTTTCCTGAATCGGTGCACTTAGGCTACTATACAGTTTTTGCTGAGTTGGTGGTTCATTGTGAGCTTGCTTCATCCAAATCATCAGCCCTTTTCAGTCACATGGAACTGTGTCATACATAATGGTGGTTCTGTGTTTATACTTAAACAGAAAGAGCATAGTACAGTTGAAAATGATAGTTGTGCTCATCATGATATTTTCAAATGTGAACTTGTTGTTAATGATTAAGGAATCTGTCCTATTTTCACAACTTGATCATACTTATTATTGGACTTCACAAATTCTGTAAGTAGGGAGACCGGGGATGATAGTAACACTTTTTGTTTGAGCATCAGTAACTCAGTGGTTGTTTGTGCTAGATCTCTCAAACATTGATATATCGTAGCCACATTTGTCAACAAATAAAACTAACTTGGACGTGTACTGCATAATAACAGATTGTGTGAGTTAATGTCAAATACAAAGAGTTCCGTTGTTACAACCTACCCCACTACTGGGGTGAGTTGTAACACAGGCTGGGGATAGACGTAACAGTGTGAAGTAATTTGCTGAAATAAGACCCACACTGCCAATTTATGCAAGAACTTTATTGAGGAACAAAAAATAATCTGTTTTGAATAAAGTGAACCATttaaagtgacaaaaaaaacattatattgtatTCCTTTTCAATTTAGCACAAACAcaattgctgtgtgtgtgtgtgtgtgtgtgtgtactgtgttccTTTCACATAAGGGTTCAGTCACTGGCTGTTTTGCCATCTACCTATTTTTATGTGAATTTTGGAATGCTGGATGGAAATGTCAAGACGCgtagaaattgtaaaaatgtgcacaaaaaaaCGTATGTGCTCATTTGAGGCGGATAGTGTTTTTGTCCAATAAAATGTTATGCACATAAACTATGATGGAAACAGATTTTACATAAATCCCTTGATGTGCAACAAAAACCTCACATGACTTTGCctcaatattttttatgaacTGTTACAACTATCCCCACCCCAAACAGCCATAACATAGCTAACTGTTTCAGCATGTGGGGTTTAAGTTAGCATGAATGCAAAGTATCACATTAAACTAgagaaacagctattttaggTGATGAGTCAAAAGATTGTATCTACAACACAATGATCGCTAGGCAAAAAATGatcttaatgaaaaatattggtTTCTTTCCTGAAAATCTGTTTTTTGGTCATAAAATCTACAATGTTGCTCACATTCACATGCCACTTCTTCTGTAACATGTATGATATTGATGACATGACCACAGCTCTTTTCTGACTTGTCAAACTGACCGTGTTACAACTAACCCCGTGTTACAACACTCCCCGGTCTCCCCCTATACATAAAACACACTGGCTTTTCTGAGCGAGTTGGTTATATAAATAGAACAGATTCTTTAAGCATTCACATTTGAAAATATCTAACTGCACCACATCTATGCAGCACATCTATGCAGCACTGCACAAAATGGAGGGATGAGGCAATAGCACCCTCTAGTGATAATGTAAGGGATCTGCTATAGAGTCAAAACATAAGGGTTTACTAAATAATGTGTTAATATCACTGAGATGCTAGTATATTGTTTAACTGCTACAAGATAAAATAGCATgtccttgtaaaaaaaaaaaaaagttttacattgTATAGCTATATCATGtcagtatcactgagatacttatcacttttattcatattttgaattatttttattttttcaatttaatttcagctttagtatttttgtttttgtttatcttATTAGTTTCTTAATGtcaatacaatttttatttttagtttgatATTTTAGTACagcaaattaaactaaatgaaaatatgaaatgtttcctTGTCAACTAGCCAAAATAAACTAGTCTAATaccgtttattttatttcaagtagcaAAAATTCCTTCTGTggttttagctttagttaacTATCATAAATATTCAAAGAGAGAGAAACTGCATTGAAAATTTTCCATTgacatttaatgaataaaactgtcatgaataaaaagtcatacTTTCTCAAAAACAGCTACTATCGCTCAAACACAAGCACTAGTTCACAGTGAGTAGTGTGTGGAAACAGGTCCACAGGGATGGCCACAGTTGGTTTGAAGGCTTCTCCAGTGATCTTCCTCTTATAGTCTGAACTGCACAGGTCTCTAAAGTTCCTCATTGCCTCCCCATCAGGTTTGCATGATATATAGACAAGCCTTCTTATGGCTAGGTGGTTCCTCAAGGCTCTGACAACTCGATAATGTAGGCCAGCCCTGGACGGATTCACCACGGCTGTCAGCCCGCCATCAGAATTCAAAGTGGCCATCAGATTTGGTAGAACAACTTCCGCTTTGCCTGAGAGAAACTGACAATTATGAACTCCGTTTAGTGCTGCATTAAACTTGGCGTCCTCAACCGCCTGCTCAAGGAGCTCGATGCCAATGACTCTCTCCATCTGTGGTGATAACGAAATGCCAATGGCTCCAGTACCACAGCAGACATCCAGCAGGGTGCCTCCAACACAAGCCCGATTCAGCTCCGCAACAGTCTTGTACAAAGCTTCCGCCGCTCCCCGATTCACCTGAAAGAACGAATCAGCAGAAATGCGGAACTTGAAGCCAAGAACCTCCTCAAAGATATGGGGCTGTCCATGCAGAAGCTTATACGGGGATTGTTCATGACTGCAACGGGTCATTGTGGTCTCCTGGAAGTACAGAGAATACAGTTGACAAACTGCTCCGGGACCTTGTGTGAAGTACTCCACCAGAACAGCTTTATGGACGGCTATCTCCTCAGGCGTTAGGGTTTGAGGATGGAAGTAAACTATGGCCATTGTGTGACCAGCGGAATTTGTTCTTATCGTGATTTCTCTCCAGTGACCACCATCGTGAAGTAAAATGCATGGTTTGAGTGGTGAGAGGCGTATAAAATCTTCATAGTGCCTTGCAACCATCTTGTGTTTTGAAGGCATGTTCAGGAGATGGTCACCGTGGACACAGACAATGTTGCCTGTTTTACCATTGCCGATATAAAATCCAACAGTTTTTGGATTCCCATCTACCCCTacgttgacagagaaagttgatttGTTGCGGTATCCATCACTCACTGGTGAGGCTACTATGGGAAGGAGGGGGAAActtaaatcatttgaaaaagGGTGCATTGAATACTGAGCTAGTTGCTTTGTCATCTCAAGTAAGATCTTGTGTTGCTGCTCTTGTTTCCACTGGAGCTGGTCCTCATAACTCATTCTCCACAGAGGAGTCACAGTATCAGCCAGTCTCTCCTCCCAGGAGAGAGTATGCCAGTCAGCAGGTAGTTTGGGTTTCCTTTCCTTTCTTCTCGTTAAAGGCTTACAGCCAGTGCTGACAGCACAGCGGCTGGTTATTGAATAGCTGAAGCATGTTTTTGGTATAATGGCTGAGTGTTTCAGCAGTGGCCAGGTTAAATGTAAGCGCAATGTTTTATAGGCACGCGACATTGATGCAGCTTCTGCGGTCACGCGCTCAAAACAACTAcactaaataatgttatgaaacGATCGCGTCAGCGCTCTAGATATATTTTGCCTCACAACATACACGTGTAAACTGTCAACAGCCCGGTAAAACAAATATTGTTCCTTGTACCTTTTTCCCATGTGCCCACAACAACTTCAGTTGATATGACGCTCTAATGACGCTACTTTCTTTACTAGCGCGCCCACTCTGCTTACAGACCGCAAAAGCACGTTTCCGGAAGTAAAAAGggtttttaatttgtttcattattattttactgttaatatgatccttcagaagaaCAACACTTATCGATAAGcagaataaacaaaataatcaaattaaaaataacataaataattgtaaataaatgttattttaaaaatattttaaacaacaacaacaaaaaacttacATGGAAAACATTCATAAGTAGATCAAACCTTATCAATCACCAAACATTTCTTATATTGTTTCAGGAAtatgttgcattttttttatttttttttagttagttatcttagttagttattttagtttattttagtagAACTCGATTGAAATGCAAAGAGCATAACATAAAGGGATGTTAAAAATACAAAcagataaacaaacaacaatcaGTCAGAAATATAATATCGTAGAAATGTGttatatttatcattatcatacatttatttatttaacacacatacttattacatttcaaatttgcacctaacatacctgtacatactatatatatatatatatatatatatattttatatatatatatatatatatatatatatatatatatatatatatatatatatatatatatatatatatatatatatatatatatatatatatatatatatatatatatataattcattatattattctgtgtcttgtcttgtcactgtcattctgttgcactgtgaagcttctgtcaccaaaacaaattcctcatatgtgcaaacatacctggcaataaagctaattctgattctgattctgattattTATGAGTTTAAGAGATTTTACACTATGGGAAACCTCAGCAAGAATGTTACAAAGTGGACTTTTCTTAACTGGTTCTTGAATAACAATTACATAGCCTAACAAAATTGCCAAGGGTATACAtagaaaaatatagaaaataaatattaattatacatgtatataatataaaaccaccagaaatataaagtaaaaacaaataaataaaataattaaaggcCTTGCTATTTCACAATGTCATAtcttaaatgtactaaatagatttttacaaccttttttgtttgtagtACTGTCCTTAATTGtgcatatatacattttctaatTCCTTAAGTACCATGCACAGAGGAAGAGAGGTTTCTGATTGCTTAAATTACAACGATGAATATGAAACCAAGAGATCAATAATACATGCCTCACTTTCCAAACTCTTACAGttcaaccaaaaaataaaaataaaatacaaattacatgTTCATATATCATTAAAGAATATTACACaacaatttttcatttataaatctagAAACCTTCCACCATAACTTCTTTGTACATTGACAATGCCAGAAAATATGAGGTGCAGCTTCTCAATGTAATGAACAAAACAATTTACATCCATAGCTACCAGAGACTTAGAGGGACTTGGAGAGCTACAAAGTGGACGTTCTATCCGTTAGTGAAAAACTCTTGACGTTGTTGTAAACGTCATCAGGCTGCGTCTGGGAGGTCAGGAAAGAGATCAGTCATCAGTTCCGCCGTCGCAATGGAATCAAACAAGGACGAAGCGGAGCGCTGCATCGAAATAGCGATCGCGGCGCTGCGAGATAATGAGCCCGACAAAGCCAGACGGTTCCTCGAGAAGG encodes:
- the scdb gene encoding stearoyl-CoA desaturase b; translated protein: MKEMAETTTTTTTEDVYDDAYEEKPGPSPPVKIVWRNVLLMSLLHLGALYGLMILPSVSSLTLMWTGVCFMLSALGITAGAHRLWSHRSYKASMPLRIFLATANSMAFQNDIYEWARDHRVHHKFSETHADPHNARRGFFFAHIGWLLVRKHPEVIEKGRKLELADLKADGVVMFQRRHYKLSVVVMCFLIPTFVPWFFWEESLLTSYLVPCLLRYTVSLNATWLVNSAAHMWGMRPYDHNINPRENKFVAFSAIGEGFHNYHHTFPHDYAASEFGSRLNLTKVFIDVMCFFGLAKDCRRVTRDTIMARVQRTGDGSHKSG
- the trmt2b gene encoding tRNA (uracil-5-)-methyltransferase homolog B, whose product is MSRAYKTLRLHLTWPLLKHSAIIPKTCFSYSITSRCAVSTGCKPLTRRKERKPKLPADWHTLSWEERLADTVTPLWRMSYEDQLQWKQEQQHKILLEMTKQLAQYSMHPFSNDLSFPLLPIVASPVSDGYRNKSTFSVNVGVDGNPKTVGFYIGNGKTGNIVCVHGDHLLNMPSKHKMVARHYEDFIRLSPLKPCILLHDGGHWREITIRTNSAGHTMAIVYFHPQTLTPEEIAVHKAVLVEYFTQGPGAVCQLYSLYFQETTMTRCSHEQSPYKLLHGQPHIFEEVLGFKFRISADSFFQVNRGAAEALYKTVAELNRACVGGTLLDVCCGTGAIGISLSPQMERVIGIELLEQAVEDAKFNAALNGVHNCQFLSGKAEVVLPNLMATLNSDGGLTAVVNPSRAGLHYRVVRALRNHLAIRRLVYISCKPDGEAMRNFRDLCSSDYKRKITGEAFKPTVAIPVDLFPHTTHCELVLVFER